The Larimichthys crocea isolate SSNF chromosome XXI, L_crocea_2.0, whole genome shotgun sequence genomic sequence CCTCTTGGTGACCGAGCATCTAGCGTAAAGTGTTAATCGCAGCAGTATGTGGAGCCAAGAAAGGAGCAGGCACTAAGGCGTCTCCCTGAACGGATCTGCAGAGGAGTCCTGTGTGCATGTCAGTCTTTCTGATGGGCTGTTAAAAGCCATCAGGGCGCTGTGATCTGAGAGCACACTCCAGTGAAAACACATATGGTCATGGTTAAGACTGGGGGAAATTGGATTAAAGAAATTCTTCTTGAAACGGTCTGAATTGTTCTTGCCATAACAACTGTGAGCAGCTGACACCAATGAGACCACAAATCAGCCTGAAACTAATATTTAGCTTCTCTTTTTCATGTCAAGGAAGTCACAACAGTGGAAAAGAAGCCGGCTGGAGGGGATTCTGCTGGACGCATTTTAGTGCAAAGGAGGTTGAGAGGAGGAAGGGGCTCTGGCCTGGTTTCAATAAACTATTACATTTCTTTCCTCAACAAAATACACTGACAGCACCACATGCTTTCTATCACCAGGATGTTGTCCCACCACTGGCAGCAGGACACCCTGATTTTGTGAATCCATACCATCGGAGCAGGACAATCTCCTCCAATATAAGGGGGACAAATCTTAAGTGTCGATGTCTATGTACCAGAGCTTGATCACATTCACCACTTTGTAATAATTCTTTAAGTGGGGTAATACAGCTCTGAGGCAGAACGACAGCGCAGACCCAAGAACGTTTCTTCCAAGTGTTTAAATTAAGACCACATGTCCAATTCAAAGTAAGTGATATGTTATTGTGTCATGTTTTGAGAAAAGGATGGAATCTTGGCTGCAGTCACTAAGCCACAATGATCTGAAATAAAGcagactgcagtctgtgtgtggatGCTACTCAAACATCCCAGGTTAACTAAACAAACCAGACAGAAAGGAGGATATGAGTACACAGCTTGAGAGACTAATCAAGTATCTGTTCCAGCAGAGCTACGATCAACAGGCCAAAGGCAGGATagtaagaaaagaagaaaaaaaaaagttgctcaAATAAAACGACTGAAATGGTGATTAGAAATTATGTGAATGCCTAAGCCTTAAAGTCTtacacagctgttttcacttAAGTTGGCTGATTAGACCTCTGTGTGCAGGACTTCCCCGCAGCCTTTCACTATGACGGTGCGCCGCCTCTGTTAACATCAGGGATCCCGTTTCACAAAGATAGACTTTGACTATGGCTTGGATCTAATTTATAGTCAGATTTTATCCGTTGCACAAAGCTGTCTAGTTCTCGACTATCTTAAGTAAAACTCATTTTAGATTAATTCTGGGtcatttcaaactttttcaaactaaaaaaaaaaacacacagctgactgCCAAGCAACATGCATCATACCTCAGCTCTGTTCCACTCCAGTTTTAAAGAaatttaaggaaaaaaaaaaaacttccagtAGCATAAAATAACACTCGGCTGAGATGTTGTGGCTTCTTAATGCGTCAAGCTTAACATAGTTTCCTTGGACAAATGACTGACAGTGTCCTCACTGCTGTATTTCCAATAGCTCTGAAGCACTGTTGGCAAACTACATGTTTtgatcttgttttgtctttaatgcCACCGGTCAGCTGGTATGAGATTGTTACCATGGAAATACGTGTCTTAGTTTTGGTTCTGGCTTAAAATAAGTCAGCCCAACTTTCATTTGCATAAGAACACAACAGAcctttgtcacagcagctgttttaacatgaaatagtaaggaaaacacaggtgttaccaatgatactaattaaggttcagttccattcatgTCAGGCAGAGTCGGTGTGCTGCATGctggctctgctgcaataaatggcatggaaccttaattagtgtcattggaaacacctgcgttgaccctgtactgtttcatgtcaaaatagttgctgtgaaaaaggtctatatCAAGACTGTCCTATAAACCACAGACCAGTTTAAAATTTATCTGTGGAATCGGCCcagaaaaaacataattaacataTATATGCACAATGGTGCTACATCACAAATCCATGTATGTAACTTGATAAAATAATGTGCATCAGGATCTGTCCGATTCAAGCCCCTACCCCCCAACTTCAACCTGAGTAGAGGTCTAATCAAACAGTCTGATTGGAAACACAGGGGTGGGTGGTGCAGGCCCTGTAAACATACACTGTATCCTAATACTCTTGTGCATGTTACACTGTAATGTTTAACCACCAACTTTTTGTATTTAAGACCATCATGTCTGTGTATCAGAGTGTAAAGTCTGTGTGGGCCTGTCAAAAAATACtcccagaaacacattttatgatCAGCACAACAACgacagaaagagacaacaaaGTGGTGTTTTGTTCccccacacaggtgttttcactttgcCTGATTAGACCTCCTCTCTGGACTTTAATGACCTCATGTAACTCACACCATAACTGCTCAGTGTCACTTTGGACAGGGGTATAATTAAacacctgtgtgtctctgcagggcCTTCTATAAAGGAGTATAATAAACATGTGCTGATAAAGGATAATCATATAAACACGGGATtactatttgtatatttgtactgcatcattctttattatttaaatcagttttggtTAGACGTGGTCAAAGTCCTTTCTTTTCAGTTTGGTTTTAGCTTGGGTCCACAGATGGGTGTGTTAAACTTTAACTAATGaatgtcacttttatttctttaaaatgttccaCTTCTTTGGGCTGCACATTTTGGCCTGTGTCTTTATGGAGTTTGGAGAGGGATAAATATGcagttttattaatttattattggcatttattatattttgagaTTTAGTGAtttatctaaataaaataaaaggtttaaagGTTTTGAATTGAAATTTTAAGCATTTATAGAATTTTATTGGATATCTAATGAgaatttattgaaatatttaaacatcaaactTAAATTAAGCAGGCATGTAGTACCCAGTTGACATTTAATTGTTCAAACTGATATTAGTTTCCTGTTTGAGTGATATGAAATTACCACTACATacatgatattttaaaaaatgtaccgCTGATGAACTTAAGTTTCTACAAAGGTTCTAACCAAACATGTCTCCTCACTGAAACAtctatgaaaatgaaacagaagacTAAAGTATTTATGCTGTGAAAACTAATACTATAACAGGACGACCTGTTGCTGTCAGTAACAAGTAATTTCACTCTGTAgatgaaaaaagtttaaaaaagtttGAACATGACCCAATTATCTTTAATACACAGATGGACTTTGACAGACAGTGAGAATGAAAGACTTTTATTAGAAAATGATGACAGCCTACAAGACAAATTTAGCCAGCATCTGAAccacaacatgaaacaaacaaaaaaaaatcatcatgatGAAATTCCTTTTCGAAAGATCTTGGTAAACACCGGACAAAACAAGTATCATAGAAACTAAAAAGTGGTACTCAAAAACATACCAATACAGGAAGAGCGTACTCAGCAGCTTTCcacatgaaagaaaatgaatttgtcCAGGGATTAGTGTGACATCTTGCTCAGATTTTTCCTCAATAATCAACAGATCTCGCACAATCCGTTCTCCAAAAGGCTTTTTGTGAAATGTCATCCTTCGACAGAAAGTCGTCTCCAAACGTCAACACACAAAGGCTTCAGatcctaaaataaaaaactttagACTGCCTTGCGGTGGTACTCTGGAGGAGCAACTTCATAGTCACTTGCATTGAAGAGCGATGCAGAGTTCTTTACAAGATACCTGGAACAGAGCACCGTTTTATTCATTTCTCCTGCAGATGGATCGATACGAGGCTTATTAACAGTTTTGTGAATACTCACTTGAGGAAGTCTTGTAGATAACTGAGCAGCAGTGCAAGGCTCTTCTCATCCAGGGGAGTGTATGCAAGCATGGCTCCGATTCTCACTTTGAAagccaaacaaagacagaatatTACACACCGCACACTCTGGCCTCATCCTCTTTTATAATAACTCTTGAGATACTTCACTTTACCGATCCCCACAATGAGCTAATTCAAGCGTTTCAAGCAGCACAGTACACAGGTCATGGTGGCAGATTAATATTGATCTGTGCAAAGAGTAGTTAAAAGAAAGTCTGCACTCTTATTTTTAATATCTCTGTGTACATATACTCAATGCTACTTACAAACATAACCTTTTTTATGTACAAGTGAGTGATATAATAGTAGGTTAGGGCGCTGGGTGAGGAAGGAAATTAGTTCTTCTCATCCAGAACGAATTTCCAAATAATATCGTAATATTGTCTGTAAGGATTTAAATGGAAACCTTTTAAAATATCTGAGCGAACTCAGAGTGCAGATCTTCACCAGGCAACATAGGCCGGGCTCCTACTGCTCCTACTCCTACTGTCGTCTCATTTTCCTTTAACATCCACAGGATAGTGTAATggctgaagcccccctaaaatattcTTAAGCCCTGCTAAATAATTTGGTGTcgttttattaaaaacatatgcTGACAAGTTCAATATAAAGCGGCCAGCAtatcagtttaaataaataatgacctGTCATTAAGGACTTAAATGTGATCATAAATCTGTCGGTTTCCCTTCGCTTCGTAGtgtacggtagagagagcccctttGGTGCGTTGTTATCAATCCATTCCACTTGTTCAGAACGCCCACAACATTACTAAAAATCCAGTCCACGTTTCCCTGCGACCTTGCTTGCGGCTCGGTACCCGCAGCCATTGGTACTTCTACCGTTGCAGACAGAGCCGGATATAACATTGTTAGGAGAAGaacatgaatggatggatgaagaatGGATATAGGAATGTTTTTCAGGAAACTAAgtattcatcactgctggtagtaacagtTAGTTAGCtccagctaacagcagaaagTCCCATGTAATTAATGTAACGCTCCACGTTTGACAAATAAACACCTGGCTTACCACTACAGACAATCTCTGCACGTCTTgcctttgttgttttgggtCAAAAGTTACATTGCAGCTGTAAAAGAACGCTGCTACTCAGCTAGCTGGTTAGTCTGAAGTTCACTGTGAAGGTCCTGGTTGTTTAGAGAGTTCAGTGTGCGCTCTCTTTACCATATCTTTGGGGTGACTTCCTTCTGGAGCCTCAGCTGTGTTTACATATGATTATCATCAGTggatgataaaaataataataatcactccACCACCCCTATTGGCCTGTAGGAGTCGGGGCAGAGGAGCACAGAGAGTGAGTGGGGAGAGACCTCTACTGGAAAGGTGAGTCTAAAGGATTTCACAGAGTAGAGTCCTTTGTGATGCAGACAGTCTTGGGATTTTATGGAGCTCAATTTGAatatataatactaataaataactaCTAATAACACATTTCTCAGTCTTTTCTAGCTGTTTGTGAAATTGTGTGCTTGTGCACTACGTTCGCTCACATCCTGTGCATCTCCTTGGGGCTAAGCCCCCCCTCCTGTCCTTAAGACCTAGTGACGCCTCTGGATTTATGCATCTTGTACTGTGTCTAATTTAAGCGGATTCTAACATATTAGGTTTGGCATTAATCTACTCCAGTTCAGAAGAGATGTCAGTTTTTGAGTTAAAACAGACAAGGTAAGccttgtttttagtttttagccTAGTTGTCACTCCACcatttcctaaaaaaacaagattccAAACTGAAGTAGTTGCCGATTACTTACAACCCATACCAGCATGTTAAGAGAAGTACGAAGTCagcataaaacattaaataatttaaGCCAGAGGTGTGCCTACAGTTATAAATGTGCCCAAAAATATGAGGTTGACGGGTTCAGTGGTCTGTGAGATTACAGATACAAAACTTTTAACCTGATTTTGCTTCATACATAATTGTTGTGCAGTTTTCACTTTACAAAACTAGATTAGAAACCCAATTTTGCTGATTCTATTTTATCACTGTGATTACTTTACATCTGTCTCCTTCTGTTCTCAGTTTCTACATCAGATGTTTTAAGTTTAAACGCATTATAGCAGAGTAATGTTGTGTAGGTGTCTTTACCAAAGAGTCTGAGTAGGTGCGGTGCACCGTAGATCTGAGACATAGATGTATCTGGGTGGTTGGCCAGGATGTCCGCGTATTGCGGCCTCTCAAATTTGTAGAGAAGTTGCGTCCCCAGCATGACGTTGAAATATTCCCGGACACCAGCGACCACCTCGTTCACAGCAAACTCCCTGAGCAGCGGAGGACAAACAGGTTATATCTCTGTGACACATAAGGCTTTGAAATATACAGAAAGGCAGGTCAGGTCAGCAAGTgtggaaaaataagaaaactacAAGTCACAAGGAGCATCTTTACTTGCTGTCAGAGTTTCCTCTTGATTTCTTGTAGTTTGCATAATCTTCAAGGACTGCGTCgatgttttttttggcaggtAGGTGGAAaagctgaagagaaaaaaaacatgaataaataactgTAGAAGTGTTATAGTGCAATATCaatgctgtgaaaaaggttaaACTTGAATTTTAAAGTCACTTCTAACCTGTTTTTGCCTTGTAATCAGGTCCCAGTCATCCACAAGCCATGGTTTCAGCTCCTCTGGGATTTTTACTTTAACCTCCACCCGATTTATGAAGGTCTCCTCCTGAGCAGACAGGAACAGATTTAAGAGTTCAGCTTTTTAGAATTATGTTGACACAGTTAATGTACAGTAAATTCAATCTCAAACATTTCATAAATCTGAGTGTTTTCCCACTGTCCCACATCATCACAAAAAGCAACACAGCAGATTTATGAACTTACACTTTCAACTGTTGGGTCAACCCGTGCCCTCTTCTTTCGTGGAGGGTGGGTTGGGTCTCCTCCTGAGCTAGTCCCTTCTCCTGCACCaggagctgcagacagaaacaaacttaATAAACACAATAACTATGTTTTGTGACACCCTTTTAACAATTTACATCCCCTATTGTAATGATGATGGAAACACACGCGGAATGATAGTTTGGAGGGTTCATGCATTCAAACTGCGTtgaatatgtaaatacaaaacatgatATACTtactcttttgtttgttctttttggttttcctacaaaagagaaaataaagaatgaaataaagaaagaaaatcattaaGACCTTTAAATCAGTTTGgcaggaaacagacagaataaGTAATGAGTTGCACTCACACATCATTTTTCTGCGGTGCAGCAGGTATCTTCTTATTCGGCGCAGCACCCCTCATTCTTCCTTCTACATAATGGTCTCTggattaagaaaacaaaacaagttcacTACTTAAGAATTCATCGTTCATGTTAAAGTCCCTCGGTCGATTTCAGGCCACAGAGTGCTTATAAATTTATTATAGTGGCGTTTGTAGCATCTAAAGAGAGTATGGACTTACTGATTGGCCTTCTGAagctctttctgtttctgcagattACTGTCCACATACTTAAGCACTCGGCTTTCAGGAACCCATTCGTCCCAGCTGAAAGACAAAACACCAAGAAAGAAATCACACACTTGGGAAATCTTCACTGTCCAAATCTGAAATATGTATCGTGAAACACAAACTTACTTCTTGTTCCACCCGCTGTAATGAATAAagtatttgatttgtttatccTTGATGTTTATCTTAACACACTGCAGAAGAGAGAGACATGATTCATCGTTAATAAAATCTTTGTACTCGAGACACAGAAGAGGATCACATGATCAGAGAAACGGGCTAACTAAGGCAGCCTACCTTAGCTTCGTAGAGCAATGGCCCATGAAAACACAGCACTCTTTCACCTGAACAGAGTGTTGGTCAATTAAAATCAGCATGGCATGAGAGCAGTCCAAGTAAAACAGAGTGTAATTATAAATGCGACTCTACtactcgcgcacacacacacgccgaaTGTTCATGATAAAACCTGTGATTGACTGAACAATTATTACACTGgaaatttaaattcttcttctttcttccttcctaaGAGAACAATTATAACATGACATGGTTCACATGGAGgcgattattttcatcatcaattTACCTGTTGAATATTTTACTCACCTAGTGTTTAAAACCTAAAGATAATTATGTAAAGCAGGGGTCTTTAACCAGGGGTCagtgacccctagggggtccgcagTGGTACTGCAGTAggtccgccaatttttgtcataataattgacaattttcaccaaaaaatTGTTGAACATGAGGGTGCAGACAAGTAGAGAGAAACTACAAAAAGCTGAGGCACTTGCACTGCGATTGGATAAATTAGTGGACATTTAATAACCAACAGAAATTAAGACTTTTGTTGTCAATCAtcaacacatataggctaataacccagtatataaacGGGTTAatatggtgaaataaaagttgaataaaagcAAATGTAAACATTATTATCGACCaggattaaaaaatgaattacacgCAGGGAGTCCCTGTTCTatttgtctcttgtccaaggTTGAAGACCCTCTGATGTGAAGAGAAGCAGCTTACTAAAACTAATATGTCAAATAATTAACCCATAATCACTTAAGACACTGAACATTTCTGCCATAATAAAGAAGATTACTTAAATTACTCACATGGATCGGCTTTAGTTCATTTACAACTGAGACAGTCGCACTATCTTAACACACCTGGTGTGtttctatttcatttcattcataccttgcagttattatttatatcacggtcacttacttttgtaatattatttatattatggtcactactcttgcagtaatatttattatttatatcatctttctttgcaatatttcttacactatggtcactttacattacaatactctttttatatatcatgccactttcatcctcagtacttgttttgaaggttgattgtttttcgtgtttattgtaggttatagatatttctgtctgtttattgtgtttttctaattctgtagtgtatgcttcactttcctctgctgctgtaacaagtaaatttccctgtggtgagataaataaagtatatctaatctaatctaaaacaTTAAACCTGGGGTTAAGCAGAGACTGAAGCCTGCTGTTTGGTCGCCACAGCAACAAAGGTAAGTCtctatgaacacacacatggaccCTGCATGCCTCAGAGAGTGCTGTGTAAAAAGCCCTGCTGTGACAGCAGCTCAGCCTCGGAGCAGGCCGGCTCAGCCTCGGAGCAGGCCGGCTCAGACTCGGAGCAGGCCGGCTCAGGCTCAGCTCCCCCCGGCTGTGAGCACAGAGAGGTGGGCGGTGAATCAATAAGAAGCTAACACTTCATGAATGAAGCCCACGAGTTTCAGTCAGCATCGATAAACATACGAGCCTCAGACGTCGCCGGTGTGCCGCCGCTGACGCTGCAGCGTGttgtaaataaagtgtttgatttaaaacgagtttaaaaaataaaaacgacaGAAACCAGTTTGTGCAACAACAATGAATGCTAACACACGGCTAGCCGCTACACGGCGGCAGCTAGCTCCGCTTCCCTTCAGCTCCGGCACTGCGCCCAACCCCGCCGCATGTATCAGATACCAACACGGACAGCTCGTTACCTTCTTGAAATTTAGGTTTCGGGTCCTGTTTCGGCGCCATTCACGGATTAAACTATCAAAATGTGGGAAAAATCGCTAGCTCCCATTCCAGTCTGAAACGGCGCCGCTCTCTAAAAACGTCATAATCAAACGTGGTGACGCGTTAACGCCGCGACTAAAGAGGCGCCTTAAAAATGAAAACCGCTCGAGACccttaaagggccagtgtgttaatttatgttaattaattaattaagtgaaTATGAAGTATACCATTCATAAGAgtgttttaatctgtgtgtgatCACCTTAAAATGAACAGCGTTATGTCTTTGTTCACACAGAATTAGGGGTGTAACTCACGATACGcttcatgattttttaaatcaaaatgagctacagatgATGAATACGCTGATGAATTCGCTTAAAAAACTGNNNNNNNNNNGCTCTCTAAAAACGTCATAATCAAACGTGGTGACGCGTTAACGCCGCGACTAAAGAGGCGCCTTAAAAATGAAAACCGCTCGAGACccttaaagggccagtgtgttaatttatgttaattaattaattaagtgaaTATGAAGTATAACATTCATAAGAgtgttttaatctgtgtgtAATCACCTCAAAATGAACAGTGTGTTATGTCTTTGTTCACACAGAATTAGGGGTgcaactcacgactcgatacgCTTCACGATgttttgttcacgatacgattttttaaatcaaaatgagctacagacaaattatgaccaaataaaattagctttttatttgtaggaaaaaaaatctcaggtgctttctttacacaaactctcaaacagtttgtgttctcaaCTTACACGGTCaccttaaacaacaaaatacatgacaaatatctgctttctttagaaacaatctcacaagtaaactggtgtaatgtgcagttttcgctcatgaggtggcgtaacgttactttgctcgtgttgccgctatatgttgtAGTCTCTTgcaatgtttacatgctgtttttaattttgtctgtccatttctcacggttgtatttgtgtatataggaaatccaaaatgccgccacacaggtgatttaaaatcatcctctatttcaaagctattttctaccgtcggcatgtcttccctcgttctgtgctccgtacctatGTAGTCACATGACTTGGCGTCTgatgttgaacaaatgaatcaccaaccagtgactttttctttatttataaagaaaaaaaaaaggaaaagtacatatcctacttctctcacATTTTCGAAGAATCGCAacttattttttctgtcaaccggtgcgaatcgtcacgcatttgtaccgattttttaaccgtgtcacgatgcatcgttacatccttACTTAGAATGAgtattttatatctacagagggagcgggtcccCTTAtacggagtctgccatgtttctacagtagcccagaacggacaaaccaaacacaacctcCAGAAAGGGCCTTTGAATTTTTTCACAAGTTTCATTTAGGTTAGGGGTGTCCAAACGTCTTTTAAAGAGGGCATGGGTGCAGATCCCAGGGGGGAAATGCCCCCCTAATTtctgaaaaacatgaattaagTATTTTGAATCATTCCATAATAAACCAGTGTCTGGCCTTTTTGTACATGTGGTCCAGGTCAACGATGTTTCCCAAAGCATGgcagaaaaaaggagaggggaCATAAGAAATTTCTTTCTTGGGCCAAGTTAGGAAGACAGCTGAAGAGGTGGTGAGCAGCTTAAATAACATTACCAGACAAGATGATGGGGAAAGGGAGTCTTTGGACATGCCTGATTTAGGTTCTCCCTCAAGCTTGGAAGGGGTGGGTGGTGAAGTGAGGGGTGTTCAGTTGGTTACAATCTGCCAGTTCAcagctagatgtcactaaatcttacacagtgAATCTGTGACCTGCTAAGACTAGTTTTGCTAATCCCTTACAAGTTGGTCTTAAGAATTGAACAAAAGTGTGTTAATCAAAGTCATATGTTGAACAGATACCGGAAACGCTGATGAATTCGCTTGAAAACTGTTATAAAAAATTAGGTTTAtactgtgtttcagatgttttaaatcacaCCATGTGTACGTGAGTTCCTATTTtctcacatgttctgttttctctAATATGACTTTGTTGCTAAGGCTGGCAGGGTAcggtaaagttcaggttaatgtataaatagaggaagtCAGGAACAGAACGAGGGTCAGGGataggtcagagaggtgacatttagattgggGAAATGCCGACTACTGACTAAGGAAACTAAGAagtaaccccttttgtgtgttgcactgttaaacgctcttttttgtacaagaataataaattcaacttaaacctTGATACTTCGAATCTAGTCTTCCGTATTGAAGGGTCATTTGAAAATTCTTATAACAAAAACCCTGTGTGGAGGAGCGCAAAGTCTAGTTgctgtttcaaaactttcaTTAATTTCCAGAAATATTATGaagaaatgca encodes the following:
- the morf4l1 gene encoding mortality factor 4-like protein 1, with product MAPKQDPKPKFQEGERVLCFHGPLLYEAKCVKINIKDKQIKYFIHYSGWNKNWDEWVPESRVLKYVDSNLQKQKELQKANQDHYVEGRMRGAAPNKKIPAAPQKNDVKTKKNKQKTPGAGEGTSSGGDPTHPPRKKRARVDPTVESEETFINRVEVKVKIPEELKPWLVDDWDLITRQKQLFHLPAKKNIDAVLEDYANYKKSRGNSDSKEFAVNEVVAGVREYFNVMLGTQLLYKFERPQYADILANHPDTSMSQIYGAPHLLRLFVRIGAMLAYTPLDEKSLALLLSYLQDFLKYLVKNSASLFNASDYEVAPPEYHRKAV